Proteins co-encoded in one Pedosphaera parvula Ellin514 genomic window:
- a CDS encoding response regulator, with protein MQPHVILIVDDLESDRRLLELAFQKSTQLRIGGLLENGEQTMDYLKGTGPYADREKYPFPEVVILNYRMPRISGVEVLEWLRTQALPPLKVMVISGSLDAENKRRVLELGAWCYFEKPMELTGWSEMARYVENILSGSEQG; from the coding sequence ATGCAGCCTCATGTAATTTTGATAGTGGATGATCTGGAATCGGATCGTCGGCTGCTGGAGCTTGCTTTCCAAAAATCGACGCAGTTGCGAATTGGTGGCTTGCTTGAGAATGGCGAGCAAACCATGGATTACCTTAAAGGCACAGGACCATACGCAGACCGTGAGAAGTATCCCTTTCCTGAGGTTGTCATTCTAAATTATAGAATGCCACGGATTTCCGGGGTGGAGGTGCTGGAATGGTTGCGGACGCAGGCTCTGCCGCCACTTAAAGTCATGGTGATTTCTGGATCGCTCGATGCTGAGAATAAGCGACGCGTGCTTGAGCTTGGCGCCTGGTGTTACTTTGAGAAGCCGATGGAGTTGACAGGTTGGAGCGAAATGGCGCGATACGTGGAGAACATTTTGAGCGGCTCAGAGCAGGGTTGA